The Streptomyces nitrosporeus genome includes a window with the following:
- a CDS encoding sensor histidine kinase — MRRSNEGSAAQPERGNFTPPSRAAISPTDTSDAAEPAGERSSRMSPRNWRVPTRLNAILLIPALVGLVMGGFQVKGSVDTWSEAQEAERTALVVRAAAEYGQALLNERDLTAQPLLSNKRTAEEIERVRAVTDSAAVKFDNAVKSMPDKEGLHRRLKLFEAEEPLLPELRKIAYTAAADPVKTEEGYTKVQHSLMEFSNELGLGTGNITSYGRTVYAIELSKAAESLQRSIGMHLLVRPSQEDGKFKDQVTAFSSYNYLEQIALGEFTSGGTEADTARLKEVMAEKAAEGARELKAAQAEAEAAGKPFVMPPSIDGSVFDGMAQQIGQGKSPAELKAKGITPETWMAAATAKFDAYTTVENELVDKAVNEAAEISADARNAAITNAAIVVVALLAAFVIAGLMARQMSRSMRRLRTAAFGIAEQRLPMLVDQLSRTEPGRVDTRVQPIPINSQDEIGEVARAFDQVHREAVRLASEQAMLRGNVNAIFTNLSRRNQSLIEGQLTLITDLENNEADPDQLSSLFKLDHLATRMRRNGENLLVLAGEEPGRRWNQPVPLVDVLRAASSEVESYERIELTGVPESEIHGQAVTDLVHLLAELLENATTFSSPQTKVRVTATRLPDGRVMIEIHDKGIGLTAEDFADINHKLANPPTVDAAVSQRMGLFVVGRLSDRHGIRVQLRPSGEQAGTTSLVMLPDAITHGGGGEAAQESDFTVSSIIPERQAPAFDAGSQQTPMRTAAELGFDDSRYEAPAADSPQLDPVNRSLQREERRAALEAQATGGERHEPQQAPGHDGQAYPQGQFGQGQYQDGQYRPEGYAPEQYAPQEQQGYAQPGYEGGYGQQYAAEGAYPQQQPPQQQLPHPQHGGQPEQAPNGYAEGAYAPAEQQPAPYADGFAAPAGLPRQDGWADQGGYQGGYEPQAQPEAESPQSAPPEQPGGVGFDASGPVANAGHDLTDAGLPRRGGQQHWQPAGRGNDQPAAPAPAQQRDPQAQESAGPDGSGPDEWRSANDERWERAEQLREPKAGGITPSGLPRRVPKANLVEGAAEQTQQDGPQVSRAPEDVRGRLSNLRRGVQRGRTAGSDTSTTYNQER, encoded by the coding sequence GTGAGGCGAAGCAACGAGGGCTCCGCGGCGCAGCCGGAGCGGGGCAACTTCACCCCTCCGTCGCGTGCGGCGATATCGCCCACGGACACGTCCGACGCGGCGGAACCCGCAGGTGAGCGCAGCAGCCGGATGTCCCCGCGCAACTGGCGTGTGCCCACCCGGCTGAACGCGATCCTCCTGATCCCCGCCCTGGTCGGCCTGGTCATGGGCGGTTTCCAGGTGAAGGGCTCGGTCGACACCTGGAGCGAGGCCCAGGAGGCCGAGAGGACGGCGCTGGTCGTACGCGCCGCGGCGGAGTACGGGCAGGCGCTGCTGAACGAGCGCGACCTCACCGCCCAGCCCCTGCTCTCCAACAAGCGCACCGCCGAGGAGATCGAGCGGGTGCGCGCCGTCACGGACTCGGCCGCCGTCAAGTTCGACAACGCCGTCAAAAGCATGCCGGACAAGGAGGGCCTGCACCGCCGTCTGAAGCTGTTCGAGGCGGAGGAGCCCCTTCTCCCGGAGCTGCGCAAGATCGCTTATACGGCGGCGGCGGACCCGGTGAAGACCGAGGAGGGCTACACCAAGGTCCAGCACTCCCTGATGGAGTTCTCCAACGAGCTCGGTCTGGGCACCGGGAACATCACGAGCTACGGCCGTACCGTCTACGCGATCGAACTGTCCAAGGCCGCTGAATCGCTTCAGCGCTCGATCGGCATGCACCTGCTGGTGCGTCCGAGCCAGGAGGACGGCAAGTTCAAGGACCAGGTCACCGCGTTCAGCTCGTACAACTACCTGGAGCAGATCGCCCTCGGTGAGTTCACCTCCGGTGGCACGGAGGCCGACACGGCCCGCCTCAAGGAGGTCATGGCCGAGAAGGCCGCCGAGGGCGCCCGGGAGCTGAAGGCCGCCCAGGCCGAGGCCGAGGCGGCCGGCAAGCCGTTCGTGATGCCGCCGAGCATCGACGGTTCGGTCTTCGACGGCATGGCCCAGCAGATCGGCCAGGGGAAGTCCCCCGCGGAGCTGAAGGCGAAGGGGATCACCCCGGAGACCTGGATGGCCGCCGCCACCGCCAAGTTCGACGCTTACACCACGGTCGAGAACGAGCTGGTCGACAAGGCGGTGAACGAGGCCGCCGAGATCTCCGCCGACGCCCGCAACGCCGCGATCACCAACGCCGCGATCGTGGTCGTCGCTCTGCTGGCCGCCTTCGTCATCGCCGGGCTCATGGCCCGCCAGATGAGCCGCTCGATGCGCCGGCTGCGCACCGCCGCGTTCGGTATCGCCGAGCAGCGGCTGCCGATGCTGGTCGACCAGCTCTCGCGTACCGAGCCCGGCCGGGTGGACACCCGGGTGCAGCCGATCCCGATCAACTCGCAGGACGAGATCGGCGAGGTCGCCCGCGCCTTCGACCAGGTGCACCGCGAGGCCGTCCGGCTCGCCTCCGAGCAGGCCATGCTGCGGGGCAACGTCAACGCGATCTTCACCAACCTCTCGCGCCGCAACCAGTCGCTCATCGAGGGCCAGCTGACCCTCATCACCGACCTGGAGAACAACGAGGCCGACCCGGACCAGCTGTCCTCGCTCTTCAAGCTGGACCACCTGGCCACGCGTATGCGCCGCAACGGCGAGAACCTCCTGGTCCTCGCGGGCGAGGAGCCCGGCCGGCGCTGGAACCAGCCGGTCCCGCTGGTGGACGTGCTGCGTGCCGCCTCCTCGGAGGTGGAGTCCTACGAGCGCATCGAGCTCACCGGGGTGCCGGAGAGCGAGATCCACGGCCAGGCCGTGACCGACCTCGTGCACCTGCTGGCCGAGCTGCTGGAGAACGCCACCACCTTCTCCTCGCCGCAGACCAAGGTGCGGGTCACCGCGACCCGGCTGCCCGACGGCCGGGTGATGATCGAGATCCACGACAAGGGCATCGGCCTCACCGCCGAGGACTTCGCCGACATCAACCACAAGCTGGCGAACCCGCCGACGGTGGACGCCGCGGTCTCCCAGCGCATGGGCCTGTTCGTGGTCGGCCGGCTGTCCGACCGGCACGGCATCCGTGTCCAGCTGCGCCCGTCGGGCGAGCAGGCGGGGACCACCTCGCTGGTCATGCTTCCCGACGCCATCACCCACGGTGGCGGTGGCGAGGCCGCCCAGGAGAGCGACTTCACGGTCTCCTCGATCATCCCCGAGCGTCAGGCGCCCGCCTTCGACGCGGGCTCGCAGCAGACCCCGATGCGTACGGCGGCGGAGCTCGGCTTCGACGACTCGCGCTACGAGGCTCCGGCGGCGGACTCCCCGCAGCTCGACCCGGTCAACCGGTCGTTGCAGCGTGAGGAGCGGCGGGCCGCGCTGGAGGCGCAGGCCACCGGCGGGGAGCGGCACGAGCCGCAGCAGGCCCCCGGGCACGACGGGCAGGCCTACCCGCAGGGGCAGTTCGGCCAGGGGCAGTACCAGGACGGGCAGTACCGGCCCGAGGGTTACGCCCCGGAGCAGTACGCCCCGCAGGAGCAGCAGGGTTACGCCCAGCCCGGTTACGAGGGCGGCTACGGGCAGCAGTACGCCGCCGAGGGCGCCTACCCGCAGCAGCAGCCCCCGCAGCAGCAGCTCCCGCACCCCCAGCACGGCGGACAGCCGGAGCAGGCGCCGAACGGCTATGCGGAAGGCGCCTACGCGCCCGCCGAGCAGCAGCCGGCGCCGTACGCCGACGGGTTCGCGGCCCCCGCCGGCCTGCCCCGGCAGGACGGCTGGGCGGACCAGGGCGGCTACCAGGGCGGTTACGAGCCGCAGGCGCAGCCCGAAGCGGAATCCCCGCAGAGCGCTCCCCCGGAGCAGCCCGGCGGCGTAGGCTTCGACGCGTCGGGTCCGGTCGCGAACGCCGGCCACGATCTGACGGACGCGGGGCTCCCGCGCCGGGGCGGTCAGCAGCACTGGCAGCCCGCCGGCCGCGGAAACGATCAGCCTGCCGCACCGGCACCGGCGCAGCAGCGGGACCCGCAGGCGCAGGAGTCCGCCGGTCCGGACGGGAGCGGTCCCGACGAGTGGCGTTCGGCCAACGACGAACGCTGGGAGCGGGCCGAGCAGCTCCGGGAGCCGAAGGCGGGCGGTATCACCCCGTCCGGTCTTCCCCGGCGTGTGCCCAAGGCCAATCTGGTCGAGGGGGCGGCGGAGCAGACCCAGCAGGACGGCCCACAGGTCTCCCGCGCCCCCGAGGACGTCAGGGGCAGGTTGAGCAACCTGCGCCGCGGCGTGCAGCGGGGACGTACCGCGGGGTCGGACACAAGTACTACCTACAACCAGGAGCGTTAG
- a CDS encoding GTP-binding protein produces the protein MDFASSSGGTSRATTSAKIVVAGGFGVGKTTFVGAVSEINPLRTEAVMTSASAGIDDLTHTGDKTTTTVAMDFGRITLDQDLILYLFGTPGQDRFWFMWDDLVRGAIGAVVLVDTRRLADCFPAVDYFENSGLPFVIALNGFDGHQPYTPDEVREALQIGPDTPIITTDARHRADAKSGLITLVEHALMARLK, from the coding sequence GTGGACTTCGCAAGCTCTAGCGGCGGGACGAGCCGTGCCACCACCTCGGCGAAGATCGTGGTGGCAGGGGGCTTCGGCGTGGGTAAGACCACGTTCGTCGGTGCCGTTTCGGAGATCAACCCGCTGCGCACCGAAGCCGTGATGACGTCCGCGTCCGCGGGCATCGACGACCTGACCCACACCGGGGACAAGACCACCACCACGGTGGCCATGGACTTCGGCCGCATCACCCTGGACCAGGACCTGATCCTCTACCTGTTCGGCACCCCCGGACAGGACCGCTTCTGGTTCATGTGGGACGACCTGGTCCGCGGCGCCATCGGCGCCGTCGTCCTCGTCGACACCCGCCGCCTCGCCGACTGCTTCCCCGCCGTCGACTACTTCGAGAACAGCGGCCTCCCCTTCGTCATCGCCCTCAACGGCTTCGACGGACACCAGCCCTACACCCCCGACGAAGTCCGCGAAGCCCTCCAGATCGGCCCCGACACCCCGATCATCACGACGGACGCGCGACACCGCGCCGACGCCAAGAGCGGCCTGATCACCCTGGTCGAGCACGCGCTGATGGCCCGGCTGAAGTAG
- a CDS encoding DUF742 domain-containing protein, protein MTPPPASPDPYGALHHASYDGEGDQPLVRPYAMTGGRTRPRYQLAIEALVSTTADPAHLGTLLPEHQRICHLCREVKSVAEVSALLTMPLGVARILVADLAEAGMVAIHQPGNGEAGGAPDVTLLERVLSGLRKL, encoded by the coding sequence ATGACCCCGCCACCCGCCTCACCTGATCCGTACGGCGCACTGCACCACGCGTCGTACGACGGTGAAGGCGACCAGCCGCTGGTCCGTCCCTATGCCATGACCGGCGGCCGGACCCGGCCGCGTTACCAGCTCGCCATAGAGGCGCTGGTCAGCACCACGGCTGACCCCGCGCACCTCGGGACACTGCTCCCCGAGCACCAGCGGATCTGCCACCTCTGCCGCGAGGTCAAGTCGGTGGCCGAGGTGTCGGCCCTGCTGACCATGCCGCTGGGTGTGGCCAGGATCCTGGTGGCGGACCTGGCGGAAGCCGGCATGGTGGCCATCCACCAGCCGGGCAACGGAGAGGCCGGCGGCGCGCCGGATGTGACACTGCTCGAAAGGGTGCTCAGTGGACTTCGCAAGCTCTAG
- a CDS encoding amidohydrolase family protein → MSPFDESRPSGPGGPVLLHHLRLIDGSGREPVPDAALLIEGETVRWAGPGAELAPAQGPVTRVDLGGRTVCPGFVDAHVHFALPGPGASPVLGLYELPSYRTLKVLERLRVTLENGVTTARDLMGLDAGFRQAVAERRIPGPRLLVAVAMLSQRAGHADFTLAGGIDGLALAVAFPQSPPGLVNSVDEMRARVRDLVAVGADCVKLATSGGLASPHDRPEWLGLRHEMVRAAVEEAEAYGGLPVAAHAIGRPGIEAAVRCGVDSVEHGYALDDELRAEMVDRGQYLVPTLLETTQDLDPARTSPKAYEKGVRWHRVAQESVARSVGAGVRIAMGTDSGLAVAHGHNLEELGLLVSIGGMAPMDALVAGTSGAARLCGVGDVTGTLEAGKAADLVVTDVDPLRDLAALGDPAHILAVVKEGRTAVDRAGVLGGALPPLCP, encoded by the coding sequence ATGTCCCCTTTCGACGAATCGCGCCCCTCCGGGCCGGGCGGCCCGGTCCTCCTCCACCACCTGCGGCTGATCGACGGGAGCGGCCGCGAGCCGGTGCCCGACGCCGCTCTGCTGATCGAGGGGGAGACGGTCCGGTGGGCGGGCCCCGGGGCGGAACTCGCCCCGGCCCAGGGGCCCGTGACGCGGGTGGACCTCGGCGGGCGGACGGTGTGCCCCGGGTTCGTCGACGCCCATGTCCATTTCGCGCTGCCGGGCCCCGGCGCCAGCCCGGTCCTCGGCCTGTACGAGCTGCCGAGCTACCGGACCCTGAAGGTGCTGGAGCGGTTGCGGGTCACCCTGGAGAACGGGGTCACCACCGCCCGGGACCTGATGGGGCTGGACGCGGGGTTCCGGCAGGCGGTGGCGGAGCGCAGGATCCCCGGGCCGAGGCTGCTGGTCGCGGTGGCGATGCTGAGCCAGCGGGCGGGGCACGCGGACTTCACGCTGGCCGGGGGGATCGACGGGCTGGCCCTCGCCGTCGCCTTCCCGCAGAGCCCGCCCGGCCTGGTGAACTCGGTCGACGAGATGCGGGCCAGGGTGCGTGACCTGGTCGCCGTGGGCGCGGACTGCGTGAAGCTGGCCACCAGCGGCGGTCTCGCCTCCCCGCACGACCGGCCGGAGTGGCTGGGGCTGCGGCACGAGATGGTCCGGGCGGCCGTGGAGGAGGCGGAGGCCTACGGCGGTCTGCCGGTCGCCGCCCATGCCATCGGGCGGCCCGGTATCGAGGCCGCCGTGCGCTGCGGGGTCGACAGCGTCGAGCACGGGTACGCGCTGGACGACGAACTGCGGGCCGAGATGGTGGACCGGGGCCAGTACCTGGTGCCCACCCTCCTGGAGACGACCCAGGACCTCGATCCGGCGCGCACCTCGCCAAAGGCGTACGAGAAGGGGGTGCGCTGGCACCGGGTCGCCCAGGAGTCGGTGGCCCGGTCGGTCGGTGCCGGCGTCAGGATCGCGATGGGTACCGACAGCGGTCTGGCGGTCGCCCACGGGCACAACCTCGAAGAGCTGGGGCTGCTGGTCTCCATCGGCGGAATGGCCCCCATGGACGCCCTGGTCGCGGGGACGAGCGGGGCGGCCCGGCTGTGCGGGGTCGGCGACGTGACCGGCACCCTGGAGGCCGGCAAGGCCGCCGACCTGGTGGTCACGGACGTCGATCCGCTGAGGGACCTCGCGGCGCTGGGCGATCCGGCGCACATCCTCGCGGTGGTGAAGGAGGGCCGGACGGCCGTCGACCGGGCCGGGGTACTGGGCGGCGCCCTGCCGCCGCTCTGCCCCTGA
- a CDS encoding acyl-CoA carboxylase subunit beta, producing the protein MTVVDEIPGEPSDTRGRVAELLTLREAARRGPSDRATEAQHAKGKLTARERIELLLDPGSFKEVEQLRRHRATGFGLEAKKPYTDGVITGWGTVDGRTVFVYAHDFRIFGGALGEAHATKIHKIMDMAISAGAPLVSLNDGAGARIQEGVSALAGYGGIFQRNTRASGVIPQISVMLGPCAGGAAYSPALTDFVFMVRETSQMFITGPDVVKAVTGEEITQNGLGGADVHAETSGVAHFAYDDEETCIAEVRYLLGMLPSNNRENPPAAPSDDPADRRGDVLLDLVPADGNRPYDMHKVIEELVDDGDFLEVHERWARNIVCALARLDGQVVGIVANQPQSLAGVLDIEASEKAARFVQMCDAFNIPIITLLDVPGFLPGVDQEHGGIIRHGAKLLYAYCNATVPRISLILRKAYGGAYIVMDSQSIGADLTYAWPTNEIAVMGAEGAANVIFRRQIADAEDPEAMRARMVKEYKAELMHPYYAAERGLVDDVIDPAETREVLIASLAMLRNKHADLPSRKHGNPPQ; encoded by the coding sequence ATGACCGTTGTGGACGAAATCCCGGGCGAGCCGAGCGACACGCGTGGCCGGGTGGCCGAACTGCTGACGCTGCGTGAGGCGGCCCGTCGTGGACCGAGCGACCGGGCGACCGAGGCGCAGCACGCCAAAGGCAAGCTGACGGCCCGTGAACGCATCGAGCTGCTGCTGGACCCGGGTTCGTTCAAGGAGGTCGAGCAGCTGCGCCGGCACCGGGCGACCGGCTTCGGCCTGGAGGCCAAGAAGCCCTACACCGACGGTGTCATCACCGGCTGGGGCACGGTCGACGGCCGCACGGTCTTCGTCTACGCGCACGACTTCCGGATCTTCGGGGGCGCGCTGGGCGAGGCCCACGCCACCAAGATCCACAAGATCATGGACATGGCCATCTCGGCCGGTGCGCCGCTGGTCTCGCTGAACGACGGCGCCGGCGCCCGTATCCAGGAAGGCGTGAGCGCCCTCGCCGGCTACGGCGGCATCTTCCAGCGCAACACCCGCGCCTCCGGCGTCATCCCGCAGATCAGCGTGATGCTCGGCCCGTGCGCGGGCGGCGCGGCCTACAGCCCGGCCCTCACCGACTTCGTGTTCATGGTCCGTGAGACCTCGCAGATGTTCATCACCGGACCGGACGTCGTCAAGGCCGTCACCGGCGAGGAGATCACCCAGAACGGACTCGGCGGCGCCGACGTCCACGCCGAGACCTCCGGCGTCGCGCACTTCGCGTACGACGACGAGGAGACCTGCATCGCCGAGGTCCGCTACCTGCTCGGGATGCTGCCCTCCAACAACCGGGAGAACCCGCCGGCCGCCCCGAGCGACGACCCGGCCGACCGGCGTGGCGACGTCCTGCTGGACCTGGTCCCCGCCGACGGCAACCGCCCGTACGACATGCACAAGGTCATCGAGGAGCTCGTCGACGACGGCGACTTCCTGGAGGTCCACGAGCGCTGGGCCCGCAACATCGTCTGCGCCCTGGCCCGGCTCGACGGCCAGGTCGTCGGCATCGTGGCCAACCAGCCGCAGTCCCTGGCCGGGGTCCTGGACATCGAGGCGTCCGAGAAGGCCGCCCGGTTCGTCCAGATGTGTGACGCCTTCAACATCCCGATCATCACTCTGCTGGACGTACCCGGCTTCCTGCCCGGGGTCGACCAGGAGCACGGTGGGATCATCCGGCACGGCGCCAAACTCCTGTACGCCTACTGCAACGCCACCGTGCCGAGGATCTCCCTGATCCTGCGCAAGGCCTACGGAGGCGCGTACATCGTCATGGACAGCCAGTCCATCGGCGCCGACCTCACCTACGCCTGGCCCACCAACGAGATCGCCGTGATGGGGGCCGAGGGCGCCGCCAACGTCATCTTCCGCCGTCAGATCGCGGACGCCGAGGACCCCGAGGCCATGCGGGCCCGCATGGTCAAGGAGTACAAGGCCGAACTGATGCACCCCTACTACGCGGCGGAGCGCGGACTGGTCGACGACGTCATCGACCCGGCCGAGACCCGCGAGGTGCTGATCGCCTCGCTCGCGATGCTCCGCAACAAGCACGCCGACCTGCCGTCCCGCAAGCACGGCAACCCCCCGCAGTAG
- a CDS encoding MerR family transcriptional regulator — protein MTTRLTPAAVADRTGVSLDTLRYYEREGLIGPIRRSTGGRREYTEDDLFWIGLVTCFRDAGLGIADLRGFVAILRAEHSAQDRVAFLRERRAALEQRVAALRRALEVLDDKIAYYS, from the coding sequence GTGACCACCCGCCTCACCCCGGCAGCAGTGGCCGACCGCACCGGTGTGTCCCTCGACACACTGCGCTACTACGAGCGCGAAGGGCTCATCGGCCCTATCCGGCGCTCCACCGGCGGGCGCCGGGAGTACACCGAGGACGATCTCTTCTGGATCGGCCTGGTCACGTGCTTTCGCGACGCCGGCCTCGGCATCGCGGATTTGCGGGGATTCGTCGCCATCCTGCGCGCCGAGCACTCTGCGCAGGACCGGGTCGCCTTCCTCCGCGAGCGCCGCGCCGCCCTGGAGCAGCGAGTGGCGGCGCTGCGCCGGGCCCTGGAGGTCCTCGACGACAAGATCGCCTACTACAGCTGA
- a CDS encoding GTP-binding protein has translation MDFASSSGGAARSTTSAKIVVAGGFGVGKTTFVGAVSEINPLRTEAVMTSASAGIDDLTHTGDKTTTTVAMDFGRITLDQDLILYLFGTPGQDRFWFMWDDLVRGAIGAVVLVDTRRLADCFPAVDYFENSGLPFVIALNGFDGHQPYTPDEVREALQIGPDTPILTTDARHRADAKSALITLVEHALMARLR, from the coding sequence GTGGACTTCGCAAGCTCTAGCGGCGGAGCGGCCCGCTCCACTACCTCGGCGAAGATCGTGGTGGCAGGGGGCTTCGGCGTGGGTAAGACCACGTTCGTCGGTGCCGTTTCGGAGATCAACCCGCTGCGCACCGAAGCCGTGATGACGTCCGCGTCCGCGGGCATCGACGACCTGACCCACACCGGGGACAAGACCACCACCACGGTGGCCATGGACTTCGGCCGCATCACCCTGGACCAGGACCTGATCCTCTACCTGTTCGGCACCCCCGGACAGGACCGCTTCTGGTTCATGTGGGACGACCTGGTCCGCGGCGCCATCGGCGCCGTCGTCCTCGTCGACACCCGCCGCCTCGCCGACTGCTTCCCCGCCGTCGACTACTTCGAGAACAGCGGCCTCCCCTTCGTCATCGCCCTCAACGGCTTCGACGGACACCAGCCCTACACCCCCGACGAAGTCCGCGAAGCCCTCCAGATCGGCCCCGACACCCCGATCCTGACCACGGACGCGCGACACCGCGCCGACGCCAAGAGCGCGCTGATCACCCTGGTCGAGCACGCGCTGATGGCCCGGCTGCGCTGA
- a CDS encoding aldo/keto reductase, translated as MRGMDTDITDPQIVLGTMDFGTRVDPDEAFAILDSFVGGGGVWLDTANCYSFWVDPSGTGGASERVIGAWLRARPGARDAVRIATKVRQNPLVPHSWPQSAEGLSAPAVRTGVEGSLERLGVDHVDLLWAHAEDRTVPLEETVGAFGELVAKGTALRVGAANHAAWRVERARSLAREQGVEPWTALQLRHSLVQPRPLTPLAESGHRLLTDEDLDFARSEGLTTWSYSSLMWGSYVRADKPLPQTYDHPGTTRVLSVLDDVADELTATRNQIVLAWLMRRGIDPIVGVSRVEQIEEALAARRVRLDDEHLARFAEAR; from the coding sequence ATGAGGGGCATGGACACCGACATCACTGACCCCCAGATCGTCCTCGGGACGATGGACTTCGGCACCCGCGTCGACCCGGACGAGGCTTTCGCGATCCTCGATTCCTTCGTCGGCGGAGGTGGCGTCTGGCTCGACACCGCGAACTGCTACTCCTTCTGGGTCGATCCGAGTGGCACCGGCGGTGCCAGCGAGCGTGTCATCGGCGCGTGGCTCCGCGCCCGCCCCGGCGCGCGCGACGCGGTGCGGATCGCGACGAAGGTCCGGCAGAACCCGCTCGTCCCGCACTCCTGGCCACAGAGCGCCGAAGGGCTTTCCGCCCCTGCCGTACGGACTGGTGTCGAGGGAAGCCTGGAGCGTCTCGGAGTCGATCACGTCGATCTCCTCTGGGCTCACGCCGAGGACCGCACCGTGCCGCTGGAGGAGACCGTCGGTGCCTTCGGCGAGCTGGTCGCGAAGGGAACGGCTCTCCGGGTCGGGGCGGCGAACCACGCCGCCTGGCGCGTCGAGCGCGCCCGGTCACTCGCCCGGGAGCAGGGCGTGGAACCGTGGACGGCCCTGCAACTGCGCCACTCACTCGTCCAGCCGCGCCCGCTCACCCCCCTCGCGGAGAGCGGCCATCGCCTGCTCACCGACGAGGATCTTGACTTCGCTCGGTCGGAGGGGCTCACCACCTGGTCGTACAGCTCGCTGATGTGGGGTTCCTACGTGCGCGCGGACAAGCCGCTTCCGCAGACTTATGATCACCCTGGTACCACCCGGGTGCTCTCGGTCCTGGACGACGTGGCCGATGAGCTGACGGCCACGAGGAACCAGATCGTCCTTGCATGGCTGATGCGCCGGGGGATCGACCCCATCGTCGGCGTGAGCCGGGTGGAGCAGATCGAGGAGGCACTCGCCGCACGCCGTGTGCGCCTCGATGACGAGCACCTGGCGCGCTTCGCCGAAGCGCGGTAG
- a CDS encoding DUF742 domain-containing protein: protein MAAPIGGHPYEGGQRIPGEQDGSRFDTPSTPGRQGPEDPYQPYQPYPPSYPQQHQGGQHQGGQYQDGQYQGGQYQDGQYQGGQYQGGQYQGGQYQEAGRRQPQHGRGDDWPQRRPEQPHQQPGSGWRQPGVPPQNQQHGGPRYDTPPARVQPVQRQAPGPAAPAAHNPLVRPYAMTGGRTRPRYQLAIEALVSTTADPARLQGQLPEHQRICRLCIEIKSVAEVSALLSIPLGVARILVADLAEAGLVAIHQPGGDETAGGQPDVTLLERVLSGLRKL, encoded by the coding sequence GTGGCAGCACCCATCGGCGGGCACCCTTACGAGGGTGGTCAGCGCATTCCGGGTGAGCAGGACGGCAGCCGTTTCGACACCCCCTCCACGCCCGGCAGACAGGGTCCCGAGGACCCGTATCAGCCGTACCAGCCCTACCCCCCGTCCTACCCGCAGCAGCATCAGGGCGGGCAGCATCAGGGCGGTCAGTACCAGGACGGCCAGTACCAAGGCGGTCAGTACCAGGACGGCCAGTACCAGGGCGGTCAGTACCAGGGCGGTCAGTACCAGGGCGGTCAGTACCAGGAGGCCGGCCGGCGGCAGCCGCAGCACGGGCGGGGTGACGACTGGCCGCAGCGCCGGCCCGAGCAGCCCCATCAGCAGCCCGGGAGCGGGTGGCGGCAGCCGGGCGTCCCGCCGCAGAACCAGCAGCACGGCGGGCCGCGGTACGACACACCCCCGGCGCGTGTCCAGCCGGTCCAGCGGCAGGCGCCCGGACCGGCAGCGCCCGCGGCGCACAATCCGCTGGTCCGTCCCTATGCCATGACCGGCGGCCGGACCCGGCCGCGTTACCAGCTCGCCATCGAGGCGCTGGTCAGCACCACGGCCGATCCGGCCAGGCTGCAAGGGCAGTTGCCCGAGCACCAGCGGATCTGCCGGCTCTGCATCGAGATCAAGTCGGTGGCCGAGGTGTCGGCCCTGCTCTCGATCCCCCTCGGCGTTGCCCGGATCCTCGTCGCCGACCTGGCCGAGGCCGGACTCGTCGCTATCCATCAGCCCGGCGGCGACGAGACCGCCGGCGGCCAGCCAGATGTGACACTGCTCGAAAGGGTGCTCAGTGGACTTCGCAAGCTCTAG
- a CDS encoding acyl-CoA carboxylase subunit epsilon, protein MTATSAESVLRVEKGQAGPEELAAITAVLLARAAAGTEAPARRGRSTAGWRRLERTPGFRAPHSWQG, encoded by the coding sequence ATGACCGCCACTTCCGCCGAGTCCGTGCTGCGCGTCGAGAAGGGCCAGGCCGGCCCCGAGGAACTCGCCGCCATCACCGCGGTCCTGCTCGCCCGCGCCGCCGCCGGCACCGAGGCCCCCGCCCGCCGCGGCCGCTCCACCGCCGGCTGGCGCCGGCTGGAGCGCACGCCCGGCTTCCGCGCCCCGCACAGCTGGCAGGGCTGA
- a CDS encoding roadblock/LC7 domain-containing protein — MSQAAQNLNWLITNFVDNTPGVSHTVVVSADGLLLAMSEGFPRDRADQLAAVASGLTSLTAGASRIFEGGAVNQTVVEMERGFLFIMSISDGSSLAVLAHPEADIGLVGYEMALLVDRAGSVLTPDLRAELQGSLLN; from the coding sequence ATGAGCCAGGCGGCGCAGAATCTGAACTGGTTGATCACCAACTTCGTGGACAACACCCCCGGGGTGTCGCACACGGTGGTGGTCTCCGCCGACGGACTCCTGCTGGCGATGTCCGAAGGTTTCCCACGCGACCGCGCCGACCAGCTGGCGGCCGTGGCCTCCGGCCTGACGTCGCTGACCGCGGGTGCCTCCCGGATCTTCGAGGGCGGCGCCGTCAATCAGACAGTTGTGGAGATGGAGCGAGGGTTCCTCTTCATCATGTCCATCTCCGACGGTTCCTCTCTGGCCGTTCTTGCCCACCCCGAGGCCGATATCGGTCTGGTTGGGTACGAAATGGCACTTCTTGTGGACCGCGCGGGAAGTGTCCTCACTCCGGATCTCCGTGCCGAACTGCAGGGCAGTCTTCTTAACTAA